The Triticum aestivum cultivar Chinese Spring chromosome 6D, IWGSC CS RefSeq v2.1, whole genome shotgun sequence genomic sequence AAAGCGTGCTATCGCAACATCTATGCGGGAAGTTGCCACATGTTTTCCCGTGGAAACACTCACCTAATGCCACAATTTGATTCATGGAGATAGCTTTAATGTAACATGTAATGAATCGTGGCGACTGATATCTCGTAGCGATAGACATTTGTGGCAACATCCTATGCCAACGACGGCCATTTCGTGGCGCAATACTCTTCCGTGGCAATAGTCAATTGTGGCAATAAACTATGGCCACAATCCTTATTTTCATGGCATTAGGCATGTTGCCACAACCCACCACACTTGTGGTAATAAACTATGGCAACAATCCTTGTTTTCCTCGCATTAGGCATGTTGCCACGACCCACTGCACTTGTGGCATTAACTTACGGCAACAAATACTCCAATCGTTGTAACAGTAAATTGCAACATACTTGTTTTGGTGGTGATAAATAGGTATCACAACAAGTAAAATCTTTGTAGCAAGAAACTATTGCGACAATTTAACCCTTCCGTGGCGATACTCTATTTCAACAAAACTTACTTTGGTGGTGAAACAGTTATCGCATCGTGAAAAAAAATTGTGGTGACAAGCTATTGCGACAATATAAAGTGCTCCATTGCAACATCCTAGTGCAACAAAACAGGTAGGCGTAGCGACTGAGATATGATGCAACAATATATTTGTAGTGGTGCTAGCATGTGGCAACCAAAAGTGGGTTGTGGTAATAGCCTATTACAACCGTAAAAAAATATAGGCTTTCAATTACAATATTCAAAACCATACGTATAATATGTAAATTCAtaaaattcataattctcatagcaaataTCCATCAAATGAAACTCAAATGTAATTTCGCCATCCTAATTAACTGCGAAGACTAAAATGTCTGTGATCTAGAGTCCAGTCCAGCTAGTTCTTTGGATCCTGCAATCAAGAAATAAAAAAGGTTCTAGTTAATGAGTCGAACATAACATACGCCATACAATTATTCTAGCCCCATTGTTAAAAAGAACTATCGCCAAACTAACTAGACTAATACTGTGCCAGCAAGCATGTAACTGAGGGATCAGAACAATTATACAAGTGTAAATGTGTAAAGCATAAGCACTAGTACATCTACTAAAAGCTTCTCTTTTGAGAAAAAACATCACTTTATAACTTAAGGATGTTGGGCTGAATCACCCAAAGCACATGCAGCCATAAAGGCTGGTACATCGGCCTCCCATTCCACATAGTGGTTAGGTTTGTACATCCTACCAAGACTAGCAAGCTCGTGAGCAACAGAGTTTGCCGAGCGACGACATACATTAATTTCATTATAAGAAAACCATAATTTGAGCTGGTACTTGGAATCCTCAATAATAAAAGCTTCTGCTATTGATTTAAGTTGTGACTCGATGTATAGTTTCCGTAAAGTTCATGTCCCTAGCTAGCACATATTCATTTTTTGTTTAAGTTGTGACTCGATGCAGCAACAACACATGGTAAAAGAGAACAAGCAACTAGCTAATTATGAAGGCTAATGACCTATAAAATGCAGGTGAACATGAAGAGAAAGCAAGGTTGTGACTTGCCATTCCTTTAAACATTCGAGAATTCCTTGCTGCAGCTTGTATGAGCGCATTTGAAGAAATAGCAGTTGGCCTTGAACCTGAAGTCTTATTAGGACTAGATCTCTGTAACAGAATATTTTGCAAGTTTGGATTACTATTTTCTTTGTTGTCAACCCTCTTCGTAGGCACCTATAAATAGAAGTGCGCTTTTAGCAACGCAAGTAAGCAACATAAATCTTACAAGGTCAAAAGTGTATGACTGTAATCACCTGTTGGGTTCCCATCTGTTGGCTCAATTCTACAAACTTTGCCATCATGTTTTTTTCAAATTCCAGTCTTGATGTTCGCTCCTCTTGCAACAATCTTTCCCTTTCAGCACGCTCTTCTTTTAACCTCTCCTCAAGTTGTTCTCTCTCAGCACGCTCCAAGTTAATCCTCTCTTGTGTGTTTGCACGTTCAGCTTGTAGTTGATCTTGTAATTCGTTGACCTGCTGGCTGAGCTGAGAGTTTCGCTCCTGGGTGGCTGCTGTAGCACGAGCTTGCTCTTCAATCTGGATATGAAACCTTTCAGAACCAGTTGAAGTTTTCTCCATGTATCCGTACCCACGAGGCTGCGATGACTTGCATTCTAGAGTGTCTTTGTATGCGGTCTGAAAAATATTGTTTTTCTGCTCACTTGAAAGTGGACCTTCAGTTTCGGTTTCTTTATTTTTAACCTCTTCAAGTGCTTTGTCCTAAAAATGAAAGGAACAATTATAGGTGCGGCATCAATATTGACACTATCGAAGATGAAACAAGAATAACACGGTCCAACGCATGAATAATCCCATCTGATGAAGAAACATGCCGGATGCACATCATTGACTAACTATAGAATAACCAAAAGTCAATGTACTCACGTAAACTTTCTGGGAATCTGTGTTAGACCATGTTCCATCGTTCGTGTGGGTGAGTTCCCACAGAGCAATACAATCTAGCTCTTCCCCAGTTTCCAAGTTTCTCTGCAAGTAATATAACAATGAGATGCTTGAAACATGACACCATATTTAGCAACGAGGCATACATATTTAGTTGGACTCATACCTTCTCAAAACTAACTTGCGAGTAAGATTTTGATCTGATTATGTGTTTTGTCTTCTGTTTCTTACGGTTATCGACATTCTTTTGGCTGCGATCCTATCAATTCATTTAAACCAAATATAACATGAGACTAGCCATTTCATCTTTACACATAGTAGACAAACAGTGATCATAGAGATAACCTGAAATTTTGAATCAGTGCCAAAGTACTCAATCATCCATTCCCACTCTT encodes the following:
- the LOC123141104 gene encoding myosin-11-like, whose protein sequence is MEKTSTGSERFHIQIEEQARATAATQERNSQLSQQVNELQDQLQAERANTQERINLERAEREQLEERLKEERAERERLLQEERTSRLEFEKNMMAKFVELSQQMGTQQVPTKRVDNKENSNPNLQNILLQRSSPNKTSGSRPTAISSNALIQAAARNSRMFKGMASHNLAFSSCSPAFYRSLAFIIS